A portion of the Pseudomonas protegens CHA0 genome contains these proteins:
- a CDS encoding CHASE2 domain-containing protein has protein sequence MSVWRRRAEGREPTQAQRLFRGLVREWLWVSLILLPLTAVLSLSHGLALNNLFYDNLRRFTPLPVDPRILLVTIDDYSLQQLGRWPWPRAIHGQLLDRLSAAEAKGVLFDVILSEPGSTVENDTRLAAALCRAGNVFLPVLRQGVARYGQDIEEIPPVPLLRNCARGLGHINAEADADGTVRSVYLREGPVLAPRAQLTWLLYQLTEAEPAFPHMPGPGKPRVAQGWLRSNPVRIPFISADAGFPSVPYVSVLRGEVPPELLRDRLILVGSTAPGLGDRYVTPQSGSQGTTPGVEIQANLLNGLLQHRSVVALGQWSGMLLSMALTAVLLGLLLWRPRHALWITLGCMGLGLAGSVLMLRLGYWWSPVASLLGMLLAYLIWNWRRLSVILDYFGWELARLDSEPKVLPERRRSQAPAGDVLQGQIVALEQALSRTRDTRRFIADGLEYLPVATLISDPDGKILLANRNAREVFAHSLVGEGLIAQLAALGYPGLTEPALYPRLEQLPAVEFRDVQQRSLRMELAPLLPVDSDTAIGWLLSLTDLSVERDAEQQRSVLLRFLSHDLRAPHSAILALLDVQRHQPATPRQVYGQIEQQVRRALALTEAFVQLAKAESEAYQFEPSMFAMLVLDAFDQATTLAQLKDIHLEHDLDDEAEGLVLADQSLLTRALFNLLENAIKYSPVESRVSVRVSCTSGWLRCEISDEGRGIDAADLPQLFGQYQRFASAKGIDGLGLGLSMVKAVVDRHQGRISCQSVVGRGSCFILELPLLEE, from the coding sequence GAGCGTATGGCGCCGTCGGGCCGAAGGCCGTGAACCGACCCAGGCTCAGCGCCTGTTCCGCGGGCTGGTGCGGGAGTGGCTGTGGGTCAGCCTGATTCTTCTGCCGCTGACTGCGGTGTTGTCCCTGAGCCACGGCCTGGCCCTGAACAATCTGTTCTACGACAACCTGCGGCGCTTCACCCCGCTACCGGTGGACCCGCGCATCCTGCTGGTGACCATCGACGACTACAGCTTGCAGCAACTGGGGCGCTGGCCCTGGCCGCGGGCCATTCATGGCCAACTGCTGGACCGGCTGAGCGCGGCCGAGGCCAAAGGGGTGCTGTTCGATGTGATCCTCAGTGAACCCGGCAGCACGGTGGAAAACGACACCCGCCTGGCTGCCGCCCTGTGCCGGGCCGGCAATGTGTTCCTGCCGGTGCTGCGCCAGGGCGTTGCCCGCTATGGCCAGGACATTGAGGAAATCCCGCCGGTGCCGCTGCTGCGCAATTGCGCCCGCGGCCTGGGCCATATCAATGCCGAAGCGGATGCCGATGGCACGGTGCGCAGCGTCTACCTGCGCGAAGGCCCGGTGCTGGCTCCCCGGGCGCAACTGACGTGGCTGCTGTACCAACTGACCGAAGCCGAGCCGGCATTCCCCCATATGCCCGGGCCCGGCAAACCTCGCGTGGCCCAGGGGTGGCTGCGGTCCAACCCGGTGCGCATTCCCTTTATCAGCGCCGACGCCGGCTTTCCCAGCGTGCCCTATGTCAGCGTGCTGCGGGGCGAAGTGCCGCCGGAGCTGCTGCGCGACCGGCTGATCCTGGTGGGCTCCACGGCCCCGGGGCTGGGGGACCGCTACGTGACCCCGCAATCCGGCAGCCAGGGCACCACCCCGGGGGTGGAGATCCAGGCCAACCTGCTCAACGGCCTGCTCCAGCATCGCAGCGTGGTTGCCCTGGGCCAGTGGTCGGGGATGCTGCTGTCCATGGCCCTGACCGCTGTGTTGCTGGGCCTGTTGCTGTGGCGGCCGCGCCACGCGCTGTGGATAACCCTGGGTTGCATGGGGCTGGGCCTGGCGGGCTCGGTATTGATGCTGCGGCTGGGCTACTGGTGGTCGCCGGTGGCCAGCTTGCTGGGCATGCTGCTGGCCTACCTGATCTGGAACTGGCGCCGGCTGAGCGTGATCCTGGACTACTTCGGCTGGGAACTGGCGCGCCTGGACAGCGAGCCCAAGGTGTTGCCGGAACGCCGGCGCAGCCAGGCCCCGGCCGGGGATGTGCTGCAGGGGCAGATCGTCGCTCTGGAGCAGGCCCTGAGCCGCACCCGGGACACCCGGCGTTTTATCGCCGATGGCCTGGAGTACCTGCCGGTGGCGACCCTGATCAGCGACCCCGACGGCAAGATCCTGCTGGCCAACCGCAATGCACGGGAAGTGTTTGCCCATTCCCTGGTGGGTGAAGGGCTGATTGCCCAGTTGGCTGCCCTGGGTTACCCGGGCCTGACGGAACCGGCCTTGTACCCCCGGCTGGAACAACTGCCGGCGGTGGAGTTCCGTGATGTTCAGCAGCGCAGCCTGCGCATGGAACTGGCGCCGCTGCTGCCGGTGGACAGCGATACCGCCATTGGCTGGCTGCTGAGCCTCACCGACCTCAGCGTCGAGCGCGACGCCGAACAGCAACGCAGCGTGCTGTTGCGCTTTCTGTCCCATGATCTGCGCGCGCCCCATTCGGCGATCCTGGCCTTGCTGGATGTGCAGCGCCATCAGCCGGCGACGCCCCGGCAGGTGTACGGCCAGATCGAGCAGCAGGTACGCCGGGCCCTGGCTCTGACCGAGGCCTTCGTGCAGTTGGCCAAGGCCGAGTCGGAGGCCTACCAGTTCGAACCGAGCATGTTCGCCATGCTGGTGCTGGACGCCTTCGATCAGGCCACGACCCTGGCCCAGTTGAAGGACATTCACCTGGAGCATGACCTAGACGACGAGGCCGAAGGCCTGGTGCTGGCGGACCAGTCGCTACTGACCCGGGCGCTGTTCAACCTGCTGGAAAACGCCATCAAGTACAGCCCGGTGGAGTCCAGGGTGAGTGTGCGGGTCAGTTGTACCTCAGGCTGGCTGCGCTGCGAGATCAGCGATGAAGGCCGGGGTATCGATGCCGCGGATCTGCCCCAGCTGTTCGGCCAGTACCAGCGTTTTGCTTCGGCCAAGGGCATTGATGGCCTGGGCCTGGGCTTGTCCATGGTCAAGGCGGTGGTGGACCGGCATCAGGGCCGTATCAGTTGCCAGAGCGTGGTGGGTCGGGGCTCTTGCTTCATCCTCGAACTGCCTTTGCTGGAGGAATGA
- a CDS encoding lysophospholipid acyltransferase family protein: MSILQAIRTFFFYLLLGTSSLLWCSLSFFIAPFLPFKARYRFINVYWCRCALWLTKVFLNIRVEVKGAENVPERPCVIVSNHQSTWETFFLSAYFEPLSQVLKRELLYVPFFGWAMAMLRPIAIDRDNPKAALKQVASKGDELLKDNVWVLIFPEGTRVPYGQIGKFSRSGSALAVNADLPVLPVAHNAGKFWPKTGWAKRPGTITVTIGAPMYAEGSGPRAIAELNDRVAAWNEQAQRDMGSLPPLATSTDKVAV, encoded by the coding sequence ATGTCGATCCTGCAGGCCATCAGAACCTTTTTCTTTTACCTGCTACTGGGCACCAGTTCCTTGCTGTGGTGCTCCCTGAGCTTTTTTATCGCGCCGTTCCTCCCATTCAAGGCGCGCTATCGCTTTATCAACGTCTACTGGTGTCGCTGCGCGCTGTGGCTGACCAAGGTATTCCTCAATATCCGCGTGGAAGTGAAGGGCGCGGAAAACGTCCCCGAGCGGCCTTGCGTGATCGTTTCCAATCACCAGAGCACCTGGGAAACCTTCTTTCTCTCGGCCTACTTCGAGCCCCTGAGCCAGGTGCTCAAGCGCGAGCTGCTGTATGTGCCGTTTTTCGGCTGGGCCATGGCCATGCTGCGGCCCATCGCCATTGACCGGGACAACCCCAAGGCTGCCCTCAAGCAGGTGGCGAGCAAGGGCGACGAGTTGCTCAAGGACAATGTCTGGGTACTGATCTTCCCTGAAGGCACCCGCGTGCCTTACGGCCAGATCGGCAAGTTTTCCCGCAGCGGCAGCGCCCTGGCGGTGAATGCCGACCTGCCGGTGCTGCCGGTGGCCCACAACGCGGGCAAGTTCTGGCCGAAGACCGGCTGGGCCAAGCGCCCCGGCACCATCACCGTGACCATCGGCGCGCCGATGTATGCCGAAGGCAGCGGCCCGCGGGCCATCGCCGAGCTCAATGACCGGGTGGCGGCCTGGAATGAACAGGCTCAACGGGATATGGGCTCATTGCCACCATTGGCCACTTCTACGGATAAGGTTGCTGTATGA
- the gmhB gene encoding D-glycero-beta-D-manno-heptose 1,7-bisphosphate 7-phosphatase, which yields MKLLILDRDGVINHDSDAYIKSVQEWIPLPGAIEAIAQLSKAGWTVAIATNQSGIARGYYDLATLDAMHARLRELVAEQGGEVGLIVYCPHGPDEGCACRKPKPGMLLTIAEHYQAELTGLWFVGDSLGDLEAAKAVDSQPVLVKTGKGEKTLGKTLPVGTLIFDDLAAVAAELIHN from the coding sequence GTGAAACTGCTGATACTCGATCGTGACGGCGTGATCAATCACGACTCCGATGCCTACATCAAATCGGTGCAGGAGTGGATTCCGCTCCCCGGCGCGATCGAAGCCATTGCGCAGTTGAGCAAGGCCGGCTGGACGGTGGCGATCGCCACCAACCAGTCCGGCATCGCTCGCGGCTACTACGACCTGGCCACCCTCGATGCCATGCACGCGCGCCTGCGCGAACTGGTGGCGGAGCAGGGCGGCGAAGTCGGGCTGATCGTCTACTGCCCTCACGGGCCCGACGAAGGGTGCGCCTGCCGCAAACCGAAACCGGGCATGCTGCTAACCATTGCCGAGCATTACCAGGCAGAACTGACAGGTCTATGGTTTGTCGGTGACAGTCTCGGTGACCTGGAAGCCGCAAAAGCCGTCGACTCTCAGCCAGTATTGGTAAAGACCGGGAAAGGCGAAAAGACTCTGGGGAAAACCCTGCCGGTAGGCACCTTGATTTTTGACGACCTGGCGGCCGTTGCCGCTGAACTTATCCACAATTAG
- the glyS gene encoding glycine--tRNA ligase subunit beta, giving the protein MSAQDFLVELGTEELPPKALNTLAEAFLAGIEKGLQSAGLSFQAKHVYAAPRRLAVLITQLATQQPDRSINLDGPPRQAAFDAEGNPTQAALGFAKKCGVELSEIDQSGPKLRYSQSIKGKPTASLLPTIVEDSLNDLPIPKRMRWAARKEEFVRPTQWLVMLLGDEVIDCTILAQKAGRDSRGHRFHHPQSVRITAPANYLADLRAAYVLADANERRELISKRTAELATLQEGTAIVPADLLDEVTALVEWPVPLVCSFEERFLEVPQEALITTMQDNQKYFCLLDVDGKLLPRFITVANIESKDPRQIIEGNEKVVRPRLTDAEFFFKQDKKQKLEDFNLRLQNVVFQEKLGSVYDKAERISKLAAFIAPRIGGDAQRAARAGLLSKCDLATEMVGEFPEMQGIAGYYYALNDGEPEDVALALNEQYMPRGAGAELPSTVTGAAVAIADKLDTLVGIFGIGMLPTGSKDPYALRRAALGVLRILIEKKFDLDLNDAVAFAVSAFGSKVKAAGLADQVLEFIFDRLRARYEDEGVDVATYLSVRALKPGSALDFDQRVQAVQAFRKLPEAAALAAVNKRVSNLLSKIEGNVPTTIEAKYFDNANEFSLYSAIQQADQAVQPMAAARQYSETLARLAALREPVDAFFEAVMVNAEDANVRANRYALLARLRGLFLGVADISVLS; this is encoded by the coding sequence ATGAGTGCGCAAGATTTTCTGGTTGAACTGGGCACTGAAGAACTGCCACCCAAAGCCCTGAACACCCTGGCCGAAGCCTTTCTGGCCGGCATCGAAAAAGGCCTGCAGAGCGCCGGCCTGAGCTTCCAGGCCAAGCACGTATACGCCGCGCCACGGCGCCTGGCGGTGCTGATCACCCAACTGGCCACCCAGCAGCCGGATCGCAGCATCAACCTCGACGGCCCGCCACGCCAGGCAGCCTTCGATGCTGAAGGCAACCCGACCCAGGCGGCCCTGGGCTTTGCCAAGAAGTGCGGCGTCGAACTCAGCGAGATCGACCAGAGCGGCCCGAAACTGCGCTACAGCCAGAGCATCAAGGGCAAGCCGACCGCCAGCCTGCTGCCGACCATCGTCGAAGATTCGCTGAACGACCTGCCGATTCCCAAGCGCATGCGCTGGGCCGCGCGCAAGGAAGAGTTCGTGCGCCCGACTCAATGGCTGGTGATGCTGCTGGGCGATGAGGTCATCGACTGCACCATCCTCGCCCAGAAGGCCGGTCGCGACTCCCGCGGCCACCGCTTCCACCACCCGCAAAGCGTGCGCATCACCGCGCCGGCCAACTACCTGGCCGACCTGCGTGCCGCCTACGTGCTGGCCGACGCCAACGAGCGTCGCGAGCTGATCAGCAAGCGCACCGCGGAACTGGCGACCCTGCAGGAAGGCACGGCGATCGTCCCGGCGGACCTGCTGGACGAAGTGACTGCCCTGGTCGAATGGCCGGTGCCACTGGTGTGCTCGTTCGAGGAGCGCTTCCTCGAAGTGCCCCAGGAAGCCCTGATCACCACCATGCAGGACAACCAGAAGTACTTCTGCCTGCTGGACGTGGACGGCAAGCTGCTGCCGCGCTTCATCACCGTGGCCAACATCGAGAGCAAGGACCCGCGCCAGATCATCGAGGGCAACGAGAAAGTCGTGCGCCCACGCCTGACCGACGCCGAGTTCTTCTTCAAGCAGGACAAGAAGCAGAAGCTCGAAGACTTCAACCTGCGCCTGCAGAACGTGGTCTTCCAGGAAAAACTCGGCAGCGTCTACGACAAGGCCGAGCGGATCTCCAAGCTGGCCGCCTTCATTGCCCCGCGCATCGGCGGCGACGCCCAGCGCGCCGCCCGTGCCGGCCTGCTGTCCAAGTGCGACCTGGCCACCGAGATGGTCGGCGAGTTCCCGGAGATGCAAGGCATCGCCGGCTACTACTACGCTCTCAATGACGGCGAGCCGGAAGATGTCGCCCTGGCCCTGAACGAGCAGTACATGCCACGTGGCGCCGGCGCCGAGCTGCCCAGCACCGTGACCGGTGCCGCCGTGGCCATCGCCGACAAGCTGGACACCCTGGTGGGGATCTTCGGCATCGGCATGCTGCCCACCGGCAGCAAGGACCCCTACGCCCTGCGTCGCGCGGCACTGGGCGTGCTGCGGATCCTGATCGAGAAGAAGTTCGACCTCGACCTGAACGACGCCGTGGCCTTCGCCGTCAGCGCCTTCGGCAGCAAGGTCAAGGCCGCCGGCCTGGCCGACCAGGTGCTGGAGTTCATCTTCGACCGCCTGCGTGCCCGTTACGAAGACGAAGGCGTGGATGTGGCCACCTACCTCTCGGTGCGTGCCCTGAAGCCGGGTTCGGCCCTGGACTTCGACCAGCGCGTGCAAGCCGTGCAGGCCTTCCGCAAGCTGCCGGAAGCCGCCGCCCTGGCTGCGGTGAACAAGCGCGTGTCGAACCTGCTGAGCAAGATCGAAGGCAATGTGCCGACCACCATCGAAGCCAAGTACTTCGACAACGCCAACGAGTTCTCCCTGTACTCGGCGATCCAGCAAGCGGACCAGGCTGTACAGCCCATGGCCGCTGCCCGCCAGTACAGCGAGACCCTGGCCCGCCTGGCTGCCCTGCGCGAGCCGGTGGACGCCTTCTTCGAGGCGGTGATGGTCAATGCCGAGGACGCCAATGTACGGGCCAACCGCTACGCGCTGCTGGCGCGGCTGCGGGGCCTGTTCCTGGGCGTGGCCGACATTTCGGTACTGAGCTGA
- the glyQ gene encoding glycine--tRNA ligase subunit alpha: protein MSQPTPAVRTFQDLILALQQYWAEQGCVVLQPYDMEVGAGTFHTATFLRAIGPETWNAAYVQPSRRPTDGRYGENPNRLQHYYQFQVVLKPNPENFQELYLGSLKHVGLDPLVHDIRFVEDNWESPTLGAWGLGWEVWLNGMEVTQFTYFQQAGGIECYPVTGEITYGLERLAMYLQGVDSVYDLVWADGPFGKVTYGDVFHQNEVEQSTYNFEHANVEKLFELFDFYESEAKRLIELDQPLPLPSYEMVLKASHTFNLLDARRAISVTARQQYILRVRTLARSVAQAYLLARAKLGFPMATPDLRDEVLAKLEAAQ, encoded by the coding sequence GTGAGCCAGCCTACGCCAGCCGTGCGTACCTTCCAAGACTTGATCCTCGCCCTCCAGCAGTACTGGGCCGAGCAAGGTTGTGTGGTACTTCAGCCCTACGATATGGAAGTAGGCGCCGGCACTTTCCACACCGCTACCTTCCTGCGGGCCATCGGCCCGGAAACCTGGAACGCCGCTTATGTGCAGCCCAGTCGTCGCCCGACTGACGGCCGCTACGGCGAAAACCCCAACCGCCTGCAGCACTACTATCAGTTCCAGGTGGTCTTGAAGCCCAACCCGGAGAACTTCCAGGAGCTGTACCTGGGTTCCCTGAAGCACGTGGGCCTGGACCCGCTGGTGCACGACATCCGCTTCGTCGAGGACAACTGGGAATCGCCGACCCTGGGCGCCTGGGGCCTGGGCTGGGAAGTCTGGCTCAACGGCATGGAAGTGACTCAGTTCACCTACTTCCAGCAAGCCGGTGGCATCGAGTGCTACCCGGTGACCGGTGAAATCACCTATGGCCTGGAACGCCTGGCCATGTACCTGCAGGGCGTGGATTCGGTGTACGACCTGGTGTGGGCCGACGGCCCGTTCGGCAAGGTCACCTATGGCGATGTGTTCCACCAGAACGAAGTGGAGCAGTCGACCTACAACTTCGAACACGCCAACGTCGAGAAGCTGTTCGAACTGTTCGATTTCTACGAAAGCGAAGCCAAGCGCCTGATCGAGCTGGATCAGCCACTGCCGCTGCCGAGCTATGAAATGGTCCTCAAGGCCTCGCACACCTTCAACCTGCTGGATGCACGCCGGGCCATCTCGGTCACCGCACGCCAGCAGTACATCCTGCGTGTGCGCACCCTGGCGCGTTCCGTTGCGCAAGCCTACCTGCTGGCCCGTGCCAAGCTGGGCTTCCCGATGGCAACCCCGGACCTGCGTGATGAAGTGTTGGCTAAGTTGGAGGCGGCACAATGA
- the tag gene encoding DNA-3-methyladenine glycosylase I, translating into MPRCFWCSEDPLYMAYHDQEWGVPLRDGQRLFELLLLEGFQAGLSWITVLKKREHYRQVLFGFDVQRVAQMSDAEIDDLMQDPGIIRNRLKLNAARRNAQAWLELEDPVAFLWAFVGGVPKINHFKDRSEVPAVTPEAEAMSRGLRKAGFTFVGPTICYALMQASGMVMDHTLDCDRYAILAHARLE; encoded by the coding sequence ATGCCACGCTGCTTTTGGTGTTCCGAAGATCCGCTGTACATGGCTTATCACGATCAGGAGTGGGGCGTGCCGCTGCGCGATGGGCAGCGCTTGTTCGAGTTGTTATTGCTCGAAGGGTTCCAGGCCGGGCTGTCATGGATCACCGTGCTGAAGAAGCGCGAGCACTATCGCCAGGTGCTGTTCGGCTTCGATGTGCAGCGCGTGGCGCAGATGAGCGATGCCGAGATCGACGACCTGATGCAGGACCCGGGCATCATCCGCAACCGCCTCAAGCTCAACGCCGCGCGGCGCAACGCCCAGGCCTGGCTGGAGCTGGAAGACCCGGTGGCCTTTCTCTGGGCCTTCGTCGGTGGCGTGCCGAAGATCAACCATTTCAAGGACCGCAGCGAAGTGCCGGCGGTGACGCCGGAGGCCGAAGCCATGAGCCGCGGCTTGCGCAAGGCCGGCTTCACTTTCGTCGGCCCGACCATCTGTTATGCGCTGATGCAGGCCTCGGGGATGGTCATGGACCACACCCTGGACTGTGATCGGTACGCCATCCTGGCCCATGCGCGGTTAGAATAG
- a CDS encoding lysophospholipid acyltransferase, protein MDKFKGALLVGALRLFALLPWRAVQAVGAAIGWIMWKTPNRSREVVRINLAKCFPQMDPAERERLVGQSLKDIGKSLTESACAWIWPAERSIALVREVEGLEVLKDALASGKGVVGITSHLGNWEVLNHFYCSQCKPIIFYRPPKLKAVDELLRKQRVQLGNRVAASTKEGILSVIKEVRKGGAVGIPADPEPAESAGIFVPFFATQALTSKFVPNMLAGGKAVGVFLHALRLPDGSGYKVILEAAPEDMYSTDTETSCAAMSKVVERYVGAYPSQYMWSMKRFKKRPPGEARWY, encoded by the coding sequence GTGGATAAGTTCAAAGGCGCCCTGCTGGTGGGTGCTCTGCGGTTGTTTGCCCTGCTGCCCTGGCGCGCGGTGCAGGCGGTCGGCGCAGCCATCGGCTGGATCATGTGGAAGACGCCCAATCGTTCCCGCGAGGTGGTGCGCATCAACCTGGCCAAGTGTTTTCCACAGATGGACCCGGCGGAACGCGAGCGCCTGGTGGGCCAGAGCCTGAAGGACATCGGCAAGTCCCTGACTGAAAGCGCCTGCGCCTGGATCTGGCCGGCCGAGCGTTCCATTGCCCTGGTGCGTGAAGTCGAGGGCCTGGAAGTACTCAAGGACGCCCTGGCCTCGGGCAAGGGCGTGGTTGGCATTACCAGCCACCTGGGCAACTGGGAAGTGCTCAACCACTTCTATTGCAGCCAGTGCAAACCGATCATTTTCTACCGTCCGCCCAAGCTCAAGGCGGTGGACGAACTGCTGCGCAAGCAGCGGGTGCAACTGGGCAACCGCGTGGCGGCTTCCACCAAGGAAGGCATCCTCAGCGTCATCAAGGAAGTGCGCAAAGGGGGGGCAGTGGGCATCCCCGCCGACCCGGAACCGGCCGAATCCGCCGGGATCTTCGTGCCCTTCTTCGCCACCCAGGCCCTGACCAGCAAGTTCGTGCCGAACATGCTGGCCGGCGGCAAGGCGGTCGGCGTGTTCCTCCATGCCCTGCGCCTGCCCGACGGCTCGGGCTACAAGGTGATCCTCGAAGCGGCGCCGGAAGACATGTACAGCACCGATACCGAAACCTCCTGCGCGGCCATGAGCAAGGTGGTCGAGCGTTATGTGGGGGCCTATCCGAGCCAGTACATGTGGAGCATGAAACGCTTCAAGAAGCGCCCGCCTGGCGAGGCGCGCTGGTACTGA
- a CDS encoding PilZ domain-containing protein translates to MSDHRKSFRIKISHESIGECLGQTRNLSASGVYVQSPALARLPKGAVVYGQVQGLPVTAPRVRMEVVQVDAEGIALRYL, encoded by the coding sequence ATGTCCGATCATCGCAAGTCGTTCCGCATCAAGATTTCCCACGAAAGCATCGGCGAATGCCTGGGGCAGACCCGCAACCTGTCCGCCAGCGGCGTCTATGTACAGAGCCCGGCCCTGGCAAGACTGCCCAAGGGCGCGGTGGTCTACGGCCAGGTCCAGGGCCTGCCGGTGACGGCGCCGCGGGTGCGCATGGAAGTGGTGCAAGTGGACGCGGAAGGGATCGCCCTGCGCTACCTGTGA
- a CDS encoding tetratricopeptide repeat protein produces MLESLEKMLAKGVDNALLRFGLGKGYLDQGDFAKAAEHLQRCVAFDPKYSAAWKLLGKACQGQGDLPAARQAWEQGLEAARGHGDKQAEKEMTVFLKKLDRQSQG; encoded by the coding sequence ATGCTTGAATCCCTGGAAAAAATGCTCGCCAAGGGTGTGGATAACGCCCTGCTGCGCTTCGGCCTGGGCAAGGGTTACCTGGATCAGGGCGATTTCGCCAAGGCCGCCGAGCACCTGCAACGTTGCGTGGCCTTCGACCCCAAGTATTCCGCGGCGTGGAAGTTGCTGGGCAAGGCCTGCCAGGGGCAGGGCGACCTGCCGGCAGCGCGCCAGGCCTGGGAACAGGGCCTGGAAGCGGCCCGGGGCCACGGCGACAAGCAGGCGGAAAAGGAAATGACGGTGTTCCTGAAAAAACTCGACCGCCAGTCTCAAGGCTGA
- the trkA gene encoding Trk system potassium transporter TrkA, which translates to MKIIILGAGQVGGTLAEHLASEANDITVVDTDGERLRDLGDRLDIRTVQGRASFPTVLRQAGADDADMLVAVTNSDETNMVACQVAHTLFHTPTKIARVREAAYLTRAGLFDNDAIPVDVLISPEQVVTNYIKRLIEHPGALQVIDFAEGKAQLVAVKAYYGGPLVGQQLRQLREHMPNVDTRVAAIFRRDRPIMPKGDTVIEADDEVFFIAAKAHIRAVMSEMRRLEESYKRIVIAGGGQIGERLAEAIESRYQVKIIEMNPARCRYLSDTLDSTVVLQGSASDRDLLLEENIADADIFLALTNDDEANIMSSLLAKRLGAKKVMTIINNPAYVDLIQGGDIDIAISPQLATIGTLLAHVRRGDIVSVHSLRRGAAEAIEAIAHGDAKSSKVIGRAIENIGLPPGTTIGAIIRDEEVLIAHDDTVIEAGDHVILFLVDKKHIRDVEKLFHVGLSFF; encoded by the coding sequence ATGAAGATCATCATCCTCGGCGCCGGGCAAGTGGGTGGCACGCTGGCGGAACACCTGGCCAGCGAAGCCAACGATATCACCGTGGTCGACACCGACGGCGAACGCCTGCGCGACCTCGGCGACCGCCTGGACATCCGCACCGTGCAGGGCCGCGCCTCGTTCCCGACGGTGCTGCGCCAGGCCGGCGCCGACGACGCCGACATGCTGGTGGCGGTAACTAACAGCGACGAGACCAACATGGTCGCTTGCCAGGTGGCCCACACCCTGTTCCACACCCCGACCAAGATCGCCCGGGTGCGCGAAGCCGCCTACCTGACCCGCGCCGGGCTGTTCGACAACGATGCGATCCCGGTGGACGTGCTGATCAGCCCCGAGCAGGTGGTGACCAACTACATCAAGCGCCTGATCGAGCACCCCGGTGCGCTGCAGGTGATCGACTTCGCCGAAGGCAAGGCGCAACTGGTGGCGGTCAAGGCCTACTACGGTGGCCCGCTGGTGGGCCAGCAACTGCGCCAGCTGCGCGAGCACATGCCCAACGTCGACACCCGGGTGGCGGCGATCTTCCGTCGCGACCGGCCGATCATGCCCAAGGGCGATACGGTGATCGAGGCCGACGACGAAGTGTTCTTCATCGCCGCCAAGGCCCACATCCGTGCGGTGATGAGCGAGATGCGCCGCCTGGAGGAATCCTACAAGCGCATCGTCATCGCCGGTGGCGGGCAGATCGGCGAGCGCCTGGCCGAGGCCATCGAAAGCCGCTACCAGGTGAAGATCATCGAGATGAACCCGGCCCGCTGCCGCTACCTCTCCGACACCCTGGACAGCACCGTGGTGCTGCAGGGCAGCGCCTCGGACCGCGACCTGCTGCTGGAAGAGAACATCGCCGACGCCGATATCTTCCTGGCCCTGACCAACGACGACGAAGCCAACATCATGTCCTCGCTGCTGGCCAAGCGCCTGGGAGCGAAGAAGGTGATGACCATCATCAACAACCCGGCCTACGTCGACCTGATCCAGGGTGGCGACATCGACATCGCCATCAGCCCGCAGCTGGCCACCATCGGCACGCTGCTGGCCCACGTGCGCCGCGGCGATATCGTCAGCGTGCACTCCCTGCGCCGGGGCGCGGCGGAAGCCATCGAGGCCATCGCCCACGGCGACGCCAAGTCGAGCAAGGTGATCGGCCGTGCCATCGAGAACATCGGCCTGCCGCCGGGAACCACCATCGGCGCGATCATTCGCGACGAAGAAGTGCTGATCGCCCACGACGACACGGTGATCGAAGCCGGCGACCACGTGATCCTGTTCCTTGTGGATAAAAAACACATCCGCGACGTGGAGAAACTGTTCCACGTCGGCCTGAGCTTCTTCTGA